One stretch of Riemerella columbina DNA includes these proteins:
- a CDS encoding antA/AntB antirepressor family protein: MTKTNFQLLALTKTADGRQAVQCSQLYRGLGLDESNYTHWVKRNILGNRWAIEGEDYIPLTRQMQRVNTSDLNEVMPLEYKPNQYRNRSKARDFVLTLDFAKRLAMMTNTTQGESVRRYFLHCEKVAKQKTELIQTELLAELEAYRSLEAIRLQRRELNRQARKHRERIKQAQSTIKQIEYIQLTFNFEEYGNN; this comes from the coding sequence ATGACAAAAACAAATTTTCAGCTGTTGGCACTGACCAAAACGGCGGACGGGAGACAAGCCGTGCAATGCTCACAACTTTACAGAGGTTTAGGACTTGATGAAAGTAATTATACCCATTGGGTAAAAAGAAACATTTTAGGTAATCGGTGGGCAATAGAGGGAGAGGATTATATACCCTTAACTCGTCAAATGCAACGAGTTAATACCTCAGACCTTAACGAAGTAATGCCGTTAGAATATAAACCCAACCAATACCGCAACCGCTCAAAGGCTCGGGACTTCGTTTTAACTTTGGATTTTGCAAAGCGTTTAGCAATGATGACTAACACCACACAGGGGGAAAGCGTTCGCCGTTATTTCCTCCATTGCGAAAAGGTAGCCAAGCAAAAAACAGAGCTAATACAAACAGAGTTATTAGCCGAACTGGAAGCTTACCGAAGTTTAGAAGCCATAAGGCTACAACGCCGAGAGCTAAACCGCCAAGCCCGAAAGCATAGGGAACGAATAAAACAAGCACAAAGCACTATAAAACAGATAGAATACATACAACTAACTTTTAACTTTGAAGAATATGGAAACAACTAA
- a CDS encoding site-specific integrase, which yields MMKKTQRTTFTVLFYLKRKSPKADGTLPIMARITINGKNEPFSTKLGLSPSLDLQNSKVCGKTHEAKQINKKLKAIENDIQNIYSEMLKYEGYVTAKKVKDRYLGREHSDNTLLKCFQGLLKDFALKVDKKLRARASYNTHKSAYANLASFLKEKLYREDIDLIELDRTFIDDYDSYLRIEKGLDHNSIYGNMGPLLRTIKRAINEDLLLIDPFRHYKNTLKSKDRGYLLKAEIEKIINYRASQDFTKRERDKLELIRDLFLFSCFTGFAYIDIKQLNQSHKQHFFDGNQWLVKRRQKSKIACNVRLLEIPKMILKKYEGLGKNGALLPVPSNTTCNKYIKKIMNECSIFREKPITFHWARHSFATLMLTEDIPIESISKMLGHKHIHTTEIYAKITSAKISKDMEIAAQKLQNLSVHYH from the coding sequence ATGATGAAAAAAACGCAAAGAACAACCTTTACGGTATTGTTTTACCTAAAAAGAAAAAGTCCTAAAGCCGATGGCACACTTCCCATCATGGCAAGAATTACCATTAACGGAAAAAACGAACCCTTTTCCACGAAGTTAGGCTTATCCCCTTCACTGGATTTACAGAATAGTAAGGTCTGTGGAAAAACCCATGAAGCTAAACAGATTAATAAGAAATTAAAAGCCATTGAAAACGATATTCAGAACATTTATAGCGAAATGCTCAAATATGAGGGCTATGTAACAGCCAAGAAAGTAAAAGACCGATATTTAGGCAGAGAGCATTCAGACAATACTTTGCTCAAATGTTTCCAAGGCTTACTCAAAGATTTTGCCCTTAAAGTAGATAAAAAATTAAGAGCACGGGCAAGTTATAATACGCATAAATCTGCGTATGCAAATCTAGCGTCATTTCTCAAAGAAAAACTTTACAGAGAGGATATAGACTTGATAGAATTGGATAGAACCTTTATAGATGATTATGATTCGTATCTTAGGATCGAAAAAGGCTTAGATCACAATAGTATTTACGGTAATATGGGGCCGCTTTTGCGAACCATTAAAAGAGCCATCAATGAAGATTTACTTTTGATAGACCCTTTTCGTCATTATAAAAACACTCTAAAGTCTAAGGACAGGGGATATTTATTGAAAGCGGAAATAGAAAAAATCATAAACTATAGAGCATCTCAAGACTTCACAAAAAGGGAAAGAGACAAATTAGAATTAATAAGAGATTTATTTTTATTTAGTTGTTTTACAGGCTTTGCCTATATAGACATCAAGCAATTGAATCAAAGCCACAAGCAACATTTTTTTGATGGGAATCAATGGCTGGTCAAACGCCGACAAAAGTCAAAGATAGCGTGTAATGTTCGATTATTAGAAATACCCAAGATGATTTTAAAGAAGTATGAAGGTTTAGGCAAAAATGGCGCTTTACTCCCTGTTCCAAGTAATACTACTTGTAATAAATACATCAAAAAAATCATGAATGAATGTAGTATTTTTCGAGAGAAGCCGATTACTTTTCACTGGGCAAGACATAGTTTTGCCACCTTAATGCTTACGGAGGATATTCCGATAGAAAGTATCAGTAAAATGCTAGGACATAAACATATTCATACCACGGAGATTTATGCCAAAATTACCAGTGCAAAAATCAGTAAGGACATGGAAATAGCCGCTCAAAAACTCCAGAATCTGTCCGTTCACTATCATTAG
- a CDS encoding single-stranded DNA-binding protein, whose amino-acid sequence MNITGRLTRDAEVKALPNDRKVVNFSIAVNDHYRNKQGEDIQQTAFFDCAYWQGANVAKILTKGALVELTGRVSARAWLGKDGAPKAGLNFHTSKIKLHASGQRQSTETSNGKSVITPQPIDETEDDLPF is encoded by the coding sequence ATGAACATTACAGGACGATTAACAAGAGATGCAGAAGTGAAAGCACTTCCTAACGACAGAAAGGTAGTAAACTTTTCAATTGCCGTAAACGACCACTATCGTAACAAGCAGGGCGAAGACATACAGCAGACCGCTTTTTTTGATTGTGCGTATTGGCAAGGAGCCAATGTAGCTAAAATACTTACCAAAGGAGCATTAGTGGAACTCACAGGGCGAGTAAGTGCGAGGGCGTGGCTAGGCAAGGACGGCGCCCCCAAAGCAGGGCTTAATTTTCATACCTCAAAAATTAAGTTACACGCAAGTGGACAAAGACAAAGCACGGAAACCAGCAACGGAAAGAGCGTAATAACGCCACAACCGATTGATGAAACCGAAGACGATTTACCATTTTAA
- a CDS encoding DUF932 domain-containing protein has product MAHNINYNSRTGKYSFFSVKEKAWHGLGQIVSEHPTSKEAIQYAGLNFEVSKEPLYTKGKGLITTEQGIEFYDSEIEVPNAFATMREDTNEVLGVVGKDYQVVQNQEAFAFFDEIVGGGDGILYETAGALGKGERIFITAKLPDYIRVGNGDDVTEKYIFLTTSHDGSGSITAAFTPIRIVCQNTLNAAFKNMNNVIRIRHTSGAKQRLANAHKVMGLANKLSNRLEGTFNEWAKIRVNDREVRKLIELALCPNKETLEHLKKGNSQGLSSMFKNSVEDAFMYAQLSESQQMETTKGTLFGAYNAVTGYYQNVCNYRDEESKLKSLVMGGTAQSRGQKAFDLCSVYAEHGADMFNYN; this is encoded by the coding sequence ATGGCACATAACATTAATTACAACAGCAGAACAGGGAAGTATAGTTTTTTCAGTGTAAAGGAAAAAGCGTGGCACGGATTGGGACAAATCGTAAGTGAACATCCAACGAGTAAAGAAGCCATACAATACGCAGGATTGAATTTTGAAGTCAGCAAAGAGCCTTTATACACCAAAGGCAAAGGGCTCATAACCACCGAACAGGGGATAGAGTTTTACGACAGTGAAATCGAAGTGCCGAACGCCTTTGCCACGATGCGAGAGGATACTAATGAGGTTTTGGGCGTAGTGGGTAAAGATTATCAAGTCGTACAAAACCAAGAGGCATTTGCCTTTTTTGATGAAATTGTCGGAGGAGGCGATGGAATATTGTACGAAACCGCAGGAGCATTAGGCAAAGGCGAACGCATATTTATCACAGCCAAATTACCCGATTATATCCGAGTGGGGAACGGCGATGATGTAACGGAAAAGTATATTTTCTTAACCACAAGTCACGACGGAAGCGGAAGTATCACCGCCGCCTTTACCCCTATTCGAATAGTGTGTCAGAATACATTAAATGCAGCATTTAAAAATATGAATAATGTTATTCGTATTCGCCATACCTCAGGAGCAAAACAGCGATTAGCCAACGCACACAAGGTAATGGGATTGGCTAATAAATTAAGTAACCGATTAGAGGGAACCTTTAACGAGTGGGCAAAAATCCGAGTAAACGACCGAGAAGTGCGAAAGTTAATAGAATTGGCATTGTGTCCGAACAAGGAGACATTAGAACATCTAAAGAAAGGGAATAGCCAAGGCTTGTCAAGTATGTTTAAAAACAGCGTAGAAGACGCATTTATGTATGCTCAATTAAGTGAGAGCCAACAAATGGAAACTACCAAAGGAACTTTGTTTGGAGCATACAACGCCGTTACTGGGTACTATCAAAATGTATGTAATTACCGAGATGAAGAAAGCAAATTAAAATCCCTAGTAATGGGCGGAACAGCACAAAGCCGAGGACAAAAAGCCTTTGACCTTTGTAGCGTATATGCAGAACACGGAGCGGATATGTTTAATTACAATTAA
- a CDS encoding PRTRC system protein E, which produces MNTNFFKQIAGLEIEGTLHLTIRKETENIVISVLLNNDACGDKAKNLIPPLTIKGTAEELDEQFFATIVQPLESTSKLMVNMESYLKAQERAKKQSAMEKEKADREKKEKEKRAKKYKELMDKVEELAKQEKPREAWMKLPSVEEYPEQAEKIRKRRKELSALFQPNLFEID; this is translated from the coding sequence ATGAACACAAATTTTTTTAAACAAATAGCAGGATTAGAAATAGAGGGAACACTCCATCTAACCATTAGAAAAGAGACTGAAAACATAGTAATATCCGTCTTATTAAACAATGATGCGTGTGGCGATAAGGCGAAGAACCTTATCCCACCGCTAACAATCAAAGGAACAGCCGAAGAGTTAGACGAGCAATTTTTTGCTACCATAGTGCAACCGCTTGAAAGTACATCAAAACTTATGGTAAATATGGAAAGTTATCTAAAAGCACAGGAAAGAGCCAAAAAGCAATCCGCAATGGAAAAAGAAAAAGCAGACAGGGAAAAGAAAGAGAAAGAAAAACGAGCCAAGAAATACAAAGAACTAATGGATAAGGTAGAGGAACTCGCTAAGCAAGAAAAACCGAGAGAAGCATGGATGAAATTGCCCAGTGTAGAAGAATATCCCGAACAGGCTGAAAAGATTAGAAAGCGAAGAAAGGAACTTTCAGCATTGTTTCAGCCGAATTTATTTGAAATAGATTAA
- a CDS encoding PRTRC system protein C: MLLATELQRVFKLKDNGQEIELADPNPQWSVDAVLNFYSNQYPILTTSKVSAPQIVEDSVVYRFESVMGTKG, from the coding sequence ATGTTATTAGCAACAGAACTACAAAGAGTATTTAAACTTAAAGATAACGGACAAGAAATTGAACTGGCAGACCCTAATCCACAATGGAGTGTCGATGCGGTATTAAATTTTTACAGCAATCAATATCCGATACTTACCACCTCGAAAGTGTCTGCCCCTCAAATTGTAGAAGATAGCGTGGTTTATAGATTTGAGAGTGTAATGGGAACAAAAGGCTAA
- a CDS encoding DUF7688 family protein translates to MDIKTAIRVIFKNLIGENFQGDYIEYIALNQGFKKGEIQLYIDKKFIKKGTIK, encoded by the coding sequence ATGGATATTAAAACAGCGATTAGGGTAATTTTTAAAAACCTTATAGGCGAGAATTTTCAAGGCGATTATATCGAGTATATAGCCTTAAATCAAGGCTTTAAAAAAGGAGAAATCCAACTTTACATAGACAAGAAATTTATTAAAAAAGGAACAATCAAATAA
- a CDS encoding PRTRC system protein B — MNTQIRELTEDINTPYYPKSAFVVYKNTTNNNCYIEHFDIDEQGRMMNAHPLSVRESERLSKALTTKEERNKTFLKPKGVIPTNVLHINPSEKGSLIWYTKAQKRTLYFVERLGMQSGTAYTPPLLWKATKQSLSIYALKSNRRPQEHTKLYYAPFFNVYENANVCMGSVSIDIEKSTSLEEFMQLWETYFFESYFSHLLDNYCPTKRNITNIWKSLIDTEKPFPNKELKENNKTLKDIL; from the coding sequence ATGAATACACAAATAAGAGAATTAACAGAAGATATAAATACACCATACTATCCAAAATCCGCCTTTGTAGTCTATAAGAATACAACAAACAATAATTGCTATATCGAACATTTTGATATTGATGAGCAAGGCAGGATGATGAATGCCCATCCTCTAAGTGTGCGAGAAAGCGAACGACTATCAAAAGCCTTAACAACCAAAGAGGAAAGAAATAAAACATTTTTAAAGCCAAAAGGCGTAATTCCCACCAATGTACTGCACATTAATCCAAGCGAAAAAGGGAGTTTGATATGGTACACCAAAGCACAAAAGAGAACCCTATATTTTGTGGAAAGGTTAGGAATGCAAAGCGGAACGGCTTATACTCCTCCTTTACTTTGGAAAGCCACCAAGCAAAGTTTAAGTATATACGCTTTAAAGTCTAACCGCAGACCTCAAGAACATACAAAATTGTATTATGCGCCTTTTTTTAATGTTTACGAAAATGCTAATGTATGTATGGGGAGTGTAAGTATAGATATTGAAAAATCAACCTCATTGGAGGAATTTATGCAATTATGGGAAACCTATTTTTTTGAAAGTTATTTTAGCCATTTGTTAGACAATTATTGCCCAACAAAGAGAAATATAACCAATATTTGGAAAAGCCTTATCGATACGGAAAAGCCATTCCCAAACAAAGAATTGAAAGAAAATAATAAAACTCTAAAAGATATTTTATAA
- a CDS encoding PRTRC system ThiF family protein, translating to MDTRDKIHYTDNSLINATNPISINLIGAGGTGSQVLTALGRMHHALVQLGHAGFALTLWDNDTISQANLGRQLFAESEVGMYKSIALINRVNRFFGTNWKAKTIKFAKDYQKNNSHELVSNLYITCVDSVSSRFEIADIIKDCSENSSRFQGNQPRYWFDFGNSQQTGQVILSTIGKHSQPKSKKYKTIEKLPFITDEFADLLKQSEETDDTPSCSLAEALHKQDLFINSTLAQMGTSLFWGMFRNGFVKHRGFFLNLKDYRTQPLPL from the coding sequence ATGGATACAAGAGATAAAATACATTACACAGATAATAGTCTTATCAATGCGACGAACCCTATTAGTATTAACTTGATTGGTGCAGGTGGCACAGGTTCGCAAGTTTTAACCGCTTTGGGTAGAATGCACCACGCTTTGGTGCAATTAGGACACGCAGGATTTGCCTTAACATTATGGGACAATGATACGATTAGTCAAGCCAATTTAGGCAGACAACTTTTTGCCGAGAGCGAGGTGGGTATGTACAAATCCATTGCTTTAATCAATAGGGTAAACCGATTTTTTGGCACGAATTGGAAAGCAAAAACTATTAAATTTGCAAAGGATTATCAGAAAAACAATTCTCACGAGCTTGTCAGCAATTTATATATCACTTGTGTCGATAGTGTTTCATCACGCTTTGAAATTGCGGACATTATAAAGGATTGTTCAGAAAATAGTAGTCGTTTTCAAGGCAACCAACCAAGATATTGGTTTGATTTTGGAAACAGCCAGCAAACAGGACAAGTGATTTTATCCACCATTGGAAAACACTCACAGCCAAAGTCAAAGAAATATAAAACCATTGAGAAACTCCCTTTTATTACCGATGAATTTGCCGACTTATTAAAGCAATCCGAAGAAACAGACGACACGCCGAGTTGTTCACTTGCAGAGGCTTTACACAAGCAAGATTTGTTTATTAACTCAACCCTTGCTCAAATGGGTACTTCTTTATTTTGGGGTATGTTTCGCAATGGATTTGTAAAACACAGAGGTTTCTTTTTGAATTTAAAGGACTACCGCACTCAGCCTTTGCCATTGTAA
- a CDS encoding helix-turn-helix domain-containing protein: MELYTEQTEEMASYQKQIQELNEYVKFLLEHFKPVFNGEIYLSGKELCELLHISQRTLQQYRDDGFLPYIQIEGKILYKESDVLKILENNYKAI, from the coding sequence ATGGAACTCTATACAGAACAAACGGAAGAAATGGCTTCTTACCAAAAGCAAATACAAGAGCTTAATGAATATGTGAAGTTTTTGTTAGAGCATTTTAAACCTGTATTTAATGGGGAAATTTATTTATCTGGAAAAGAATTGTGTGAATTATTGCATATAAGCCAAAGAACCCTCCAACAATATAGAGATGATGGCTTTTTGCCTTACATTCAAATTGAGGGTAAAATTTTGTACAAAGAGAGCGATGTACTAAAAATATTAGAGAATAACTATAAGGCAATATAA
- a CDS encoding helix-turn-helix domain-containing protein, protein MEVIVIEKKIFEQINQKLGDLLKQTKSVVETHQAICQNKKWLDTQEVCQLLGISKRTLQNYKDRNLIPYSYINRKNYYKRSDVLELLENQTAKTEI, encoded by the coding sequence ATGGAGGTGATAGTTATTGAAAAAAAAATATTTGAACAAATCAATCAAAAATTAGGGGACTTACTCAAACAAACAAAGTCCGTAGTAGAAACACATCAAGCCATTTGTCAAAACAAAAAATGGCTGGATACACAAGAGGTCTGTCAATTGTTGGGTATCAGCAAACGCACCCTCCAAAACTATAAAGACCGAAATTTAATACCCTATTCATACATCAATCGAAAAAACTACTACAAGCGTAGTGATGTGCTGGAGTTATTAGAAAATCAAACTGCAAAAACTGAAATCTAA
- a CDS encoding PIN domain-containing protein, whose amino-acid sequence MIVITDSNIFYSAIIAPKGKIASILREKRTIQFTAPSYLIEEIKEHAQDIADYLKISKKEVLAIFQNLLENVSVIGTKEIPQKDILKAVDIVKDIDIDDVFFVALHLHTHHKIWTGDKELIKGLKLKGYDICITTEELSQHTYK is encoded by the coding sequence ATGATTGTTATCACCGATAGTAATATTTTTTATAGTGCTATTATTGCTCCAAAGGGTAAAATTGCCAGTATTTTAAGAGAAAAAAGAACGATTCAATTTACCGCTCCTTCTTACTTGATTGAAGAAATTAAAGAACATGCACAAGATATTGCAGATTATCTAAAAATAAGCAAAAAAGAGGTGTTGGCAATTTTCCAAAATTTACTGGAAAATGTATCTGTTATAGGCACAAAAGAAATTCCTCAAAAGGATATTCTAAAAGCCGTAGATATTGTTAAGGATATTGATATAGATGATGTCTTTTTTGTTGCATTACACCTACACACACATCATAAAATATGGACGGGAGATAAGGAACTCATAAAAGGGTTGAAATTAAAAGGCTATGATATTTGTATCACCACCGAAGAGTTAAGCCAACACACCTATAAGTAA
- a CDS encoding DUF3872 domain-containing protein, whose product MKYFVKISIAMIILLGLMACEDRLEIQTHFPFEVKTMPVPKDIQRGQTIEIRCQIVSEQKYKDETYTLRYFQFEGDGTLQFANQEPFLPNDTYVIPDRTFRLYYTSQSNNTQSFEVWIADSKGKEQKLSFEFNAKKEEKTE is encoded by the coding sequence ATGAAATATTTTGTAAAAATTAGTATTGCAATGATAATCTTGTTAGGGCTTATGGCTTGTGAAGACAGACTGGAGATACAAACTCATTTTCCTTTTGAAGTCAAAACAATGCCTGTACCGAAGGATATTCAGCGAGGGCAAACGATAGAAATTCGTTGTCAAATCGTATCAGAACAAAAGTACAAAGATGAAACTTATACTTTGCGGTACTTTCAGTTTGAAGGTGATGGAACGCTGCAATTTGCCAACCAAGAGCCTTTCTTACCGAATGATACTTATGTAATCCCTGACCGAACTTTTAGATTGTATTATACTTCCCAATCTAACAATACACAAAGTTTTGAGGTTTGGATTGCCGATAGCAAAGGCAAAGAACAAAAACTGAGTTTTGAGTTTAATGCGAAGAAAGAGGAGAAAACGGAATAG
- a CDS encoding conjugal transfer protein TraO, translating into MNAQRLFPGQQGLEASVNLLPTSLKLDTKAYDIRLGYVRYTHEGDYWQFGVAYTRNVYTYREQDLPIETFTAEGGYSLSLIGNSSRSVSLNVGLSGVVGYELINQGNHTLFDGAVINNKDAVVYGGLARLRLERYLVGDLLIFLQGQTQMLWSTQREQLRPHIGLGFRMTL; encoded by the coding sequence TTGAACGCTCAACGACTATTCCCTGGGCAACAAGGATTGGAGGCAAGTGTGAACTTGCTTCCAACTTCCTTGAAACTTGATACCAAAGCCTATGATATTCGATTAGGTTATGTTCGCTATACCCATGAGGGGGATTATTGGCAATTTGGAGTGGCTTATACTCGTAATGTGTATACCTATCGAGAGCAGGATTTACCCATTGAAACCTTTACTGCCGAAGGCGGTTACTCGCTAAGCCTTATTGGGAACAGTAGCAGAAGTGTATCGCTCAATGTTGGATTAAGTGGCGTGGTAGGCTACGAACTCATCAATCAAGGAAATCACACACTATTCGATGGTGCGGTCATCAATAATAAAGATGCTGTGGTTTATGGTGGATTAGCAAGGCTACGTTTAGAGCGTTACCTGGTAGGAGATCTACTTATTTTCCTGCAAGGGCAAACCCAAATGCTATGGAGTACACAACGAGAGCAACTGCGTCCGCATATAGGATTAGGATTTAGAATGACTTTATAA
- the traN gene encoding conjugative transposon protein TraN, whose amino-acid sequence MKSLHPFLISIFSLTVGNVNAQTETPNLETDSIYYENDTISETKVSEPVTPGKIEPYFLEVAYDKTTHLIFPSPITYVDLGSENLIADKAQNSENVLRVKATTPDFHPATNLSVITQDGRFYHFDIFYNENPSVTTMDFKRIMNEYNIEDFSTKTDILFTDIGNQSPAVAQLIMESIYQQKRNFIKHIGSKNAGIQFLLRGIYVYQGKLYFDMRMKNQSSLPYQVDFITFKIVDKSIGKKEVAQEIPIQALRTYHELQRVEAKSKANAVYMLEQLTLDDDKLLKVEIFEKNGSRYQSFTIGNEDLIYAREIQQFNLKL is encoded by the coding sequence ATGAAATCATTACACCCATTTTTAATCTCCATTTTCTCTCTAACAGTAGGAAATGTCAATGCACAAACAGAAACGCCAAACCTCGAAACGGATAGTATCTATTATGAAAATGATACAATCTCTGAAACTAAAGTGTCAGAACCTGTAACACCAGGAAAAATTGAACCTTATTTTTTAGAAGTGGCTTACGACAAAACAACGCATTTGATATTCCCTTCACCCATCACTTATGTAGATTTAGGAAGCGAAAACCTCATTGCCGACAAAGCCCAAAATTCGGAAAATGTTCTGCGTGTGAAAGCCACAACCCCCGACTTTCATCCCGCAACCAATTTATCCGTAATTACCCAAGACGGTCGTTTTTACCATTTTGATATTTTCTATAATGAAAATCCTTCGGTAACAACCATGGATTTTAAACGCATTATGAACGAGTATAATATTGAAGATTTTAGTACAAAAACGGATATTTTATTTACGGATATTGGAAACCAATCGCCTGCGGTGGCTCAACTCATTATGGAATCTATTTATCAGCAAAAACGAAACTTTATCAAGCATATCGGTTCTAAAAATGCAGGTATTCAGTTCTTACTTAGAGGAATCTATGTTTATCAGGGAAAATTATACTTTGATATGCGTATGAAAAATCAAAGTAGCCTGCCTTATCAGGTGGATTTTATCACTTTTAAAATCGTCGATAAATCCATAGGAAAAAAGGAAGTCGCCCAAGAAATCCCTATCCAAGCTTTACGCACCTATCATGAACTACAAAGAGTAGAAGCCAAAAGTAAAGCCAATGCCGTGTATATGCTAGAGCAATTGACCTTAGATGATGACAAATTACTCAAGGTAGAAATCTTTGAGAAAAACGGCAGTCGCTATCAGTCTTTTACCATTGGTAATGAAGACTTAATTTACGCAAGAGAGATACAACAATTCAATTTAAAACTATAA
- the traM gene encoding conjugative transposon protein TraM: MEENKTNQEEPEKFSVLLTDEEQQAQEEQEEAQREENRKQLKKWFIFALMGLAFLGCMYLLFFMGNESEDKLKGEQDLIPEPTEISLPEDKGEAYEQDLLEQKREEKQMAMQSLGDFSQSVPPEDDPINASMTSYQKVHRNLDDFYREDSDEEKKQMQEEIDQLKKQLTAPKPQDPLETQMKLMERSYQLANKYSLQQDKPEISDETSETKANDNAYIGSDKEAHITPVYSVSNKVVSQLPRALSDEKLLENWVQQNQRGFHSMESQKEEKPMLKNSIKACIHTEQYIDKNNRIPLRLLEPIRVAGMVLPKGTLLTAMAKMGEGRLLLDIRSLEYQGRIVPVSVTAYDLDGQRGLYIPYTPGANAFREVAAGLSQSSGTNYTFSSSAKDQIVSEVGKGVLQGTSSYLSKKIAQPKIKVKAGYQVLLVSKP; the protein is encoded by the coding sequence ATGGAAGAGAATAAAACCAATCAAGAAGAGCCAGAGAAATTCAGTGTGCTACTTACAGATGAAGAGCAACAGGCACAAGAAGAACAGGAAGAAGCGCAAAGAGAAGAAAACCGAAAACAGCTCAAAAAATGGTTCATTTTTGCTTTGATGGGCTTGGCTTTCTTAGGCTGTATGTATCTATTGTTCTTTATGGGGAACGAATCTGAGGATAAGTTAAAGGGGGAGCAAGACCTTATCCCCGAACCTACGGAAATTTCACTTCCCGAAGATAAGGGGGAAGCCTACGAGCAAGACCTTTTAGAGCAAAAGCGTGAAGAAAAGCAAATGGCAATGCAGTCTTTAGGAGATTTTTCGCAAAGTGTACCTCCAGAAGATGATCCCATAAATGCGTCTATGACCTCTTACCAAAAAGTTCATAGAAACTTAGATGATTTTTACAGGGAGGATTCTGATGAGGAAAAAAAACAAATGCAAGAAGAAATCGACCAGCTTAAAAAACAACTGACAGCTCCCAAGCCCCAAGACCCTTTGGAAACTCAAATGAAACTTATGGAGCGTTCCTATCAACTGGCGAACAAATACAGTTTACAACAAGATAAACCAGAAATTTCTGATGAAACCTCTGAAACAAAAGCCAACGACAATGCCTATATAGGGAGTGATAAAGAAGCTCATATTACACCCGTATATAGCGTTTCTAATAAGGTCGTCAGCCAACTTCCAAGAGCCTTATCCGATGAGAAATTATTAGAAAATTGGGTACAACAGAACCAAAGAGGTTTTCATTCTATGGAAAGCCAAAAGGAAGAAAAGCCAATGCTAAAAAATAGTATTAAAGCGTGCATTCACACCGAACAATACATTGATAAAAATAATCGTATTCCTTTACGGCTTTTAGAGCCTATCCGCGTGGCTGGAATGGTTCTGCCCAAAGGTACGCTTTTGACCGCAATGGCAAAGATGGGCGAAGGAAGACTGTTGTTAGACATTCGTTCATTGGAGTATCAAGGGCGTATCGTTCCCGTATCGGTAACTGCCTACGACTTAGATGGACAAAGGGGACTTTATATCCCTTATACACCTGGTGCCAATGCTTTTCGTGAAGTCGCTGCTGGACTCAGTCAATCTTCTGGAACCAATTATACTTTTAGCTCTTCTGCCAAAGACCAAATTGTATCTGAAGTCGGAAAGGGGGTATTACAAGGCACAAGTTCGTACCTATCCAAAAAGATCGCTCAGCCTAAAATCAAAGTAAAGGCAGGGTATCAAGTTTTATTAGTTTCAAAACCTTAA